One window of the Candidatus Zixiibacteriota bacterium genome contains the following:
- the hppA gene encoding K(+)-insensitive pyrophosphate-energized proton pump, translating into MSETLLLTIILVISVLGLLAAWMLARWVLRRGTGSEAMQSISNAIKEGAEAFLRRQNRTIIILAFLFAIVLFVGYGFIRSHREFDPVGSSLELALWITLSFVLGALCSVFAGYVGMWVSIRSNIRTAHAALTSLNDALRIALRGGAVSGLLVVAMSLLGVGGLYAAVSAFSNVDPTRIPLLIVGYGFGASFVALFAQLGGGIYTKAADVGADLVGKVEAGIPEDDPRNPAVVADLVGDNVGDCAGRGADLFESTAAENIGAMILGASLAAAADRASLSFSAGIIGVMMFPLMARAFGIIASIVGIVMVRLDKEEKMDPMQALNRGYYVAVVLAMIAFGIATRWLLHSPNAPDAWWHFFLCGIVGVLTSVAFVYITQYYTEYRYRPVMTIAEASKTGPATNIIAGVGVGFECTWMPALTVGAALLGSYYLGKSAFPAESGMNGGLFGTAVATMGMLATAAYILAMDTFGPITDNAGGIVEMSQQPEEVRKKTDRLDSVGNTTKALTKGYAVGSAALAAFLLFQAYMDEVAQYAGKPMESVNLANPVVFVGGLFGAALVFLFSSMAIRAVGKAAQAIIEEVRRQYSKLQRINDIIQFPADFKPDYGSCVDIVTKSALRKMVAPGLLVVLTPIGVGLIFKIFITSTDKLISAEAVAGLLMVGTIVGILVALFLNNGGGAWDNAKKFIETGAHGGKYITMSDGSKAKNPTHGAAVVGDTVGDPFKDTAGPSLHVLIKLLSTITLVLAPLFI; encoded by the coding sequence ATGAGTGAGACTTTGCTTTTGACCATCATTCTTGTGATCAGCGTTTTGGGTCTTCTGGCCGCCTGGATGCTGGCCCGCTGGGTTTTGCGGCGGGGGACCGGCAGCGAGGCGATGCAGAGTATTTCCAATGCCATCAAGGAGGGGGCGGAAGCGTTCCTTCGGAGACAAAATCGGACCATTATCATTCTGGCCTTTTTATTCGCGATCGTGCTGTTTGTCGGGTACGGTTTTATCCGCAGTCATCGTGAGTTCGATCCGGTGGGGAGTTCGCTGGAACTGGCGCTCTGGATTACACTATCGTTCGTACTGGGCGCGCTCTGTTCGGTCTTTGCCGGATATGTCGGGATGTGGGTTTCGATTCGGAGCAATATTCGGACCGCCCACGCGGCACTGACATCATTGAACGACGCCCTGCGGATAGCGCTTCGCGGCGGAGCCGTCTCGGGACTTCTGGTGGTAGCGATGTCGCTTCTTGGGGTCGGCGGATTGTATGCGGCGGTCAGCGCCTTTTCCAATGTGGATCCGACCCGGATACCGCTTCTCATAGTCGGTTACGGATTTGGAGCATCGTTCGTGGCGCTGTTCGCGCAGTTGGGCGGCGGGATCTACACCAAGGCGGCGGATGTCGGGGCGGACCTGGTGGGGAAAGTCGAAGCCGGAATTCCGGAAGATGATCCGCGTAACCCGGCGGTAGTGGCCGACCTGGTGGGTGATAATGTCGGTGATTGCGCCGGCCGCGGCGCCGATCTATTCGAATCGACGGCGGCGGAAAATATCGGGGCCATGATTCTGGGGGCATCGCTGGCGGCGGCCGCCGATCGGGCCAGTTTGTCTTTCTCGGCGGGGATTATCGGAGTGATGATGTTTCCGCTGATGGCGCGCGCCTTCGGGATTATAGCGTCGATTGTCGGTATCGTGATGGTGCGGCTGGACAAAGAAGAAAAGATGGATCCGATGCAGGCCCTGAATCGGGGGTATTATGTCGCGGTGGTGCTGGCGATGATCGCTTTCGGTATAGCGACGCGGTGGCTTTTGCATTCACCCAACGCTCCTGACGCCTGGTGGCATTTTTTCCTGTGCGGAATTGTCGGGGTGCTGACATCGGTGGCTTTCGTATATATCACACAATACTATACGGAATACAGGTATCGCCCGGTCATGACGATCGCGGAAGCATCGAAGACCGGTCCGGCGACCAATATTATCGCCGGTGTCGGGGTCGGTTTCGAGTGCACCTGGATGCCGGCTCTGACGGTCGGGGCGGCGCTGTTGGGTTCGTACTATCTCGGCAAGTCGGCGTTTCCGGCGGAGTCGGGAATGAACGGGGGACTATTCGGGACGGCGGTGGCGACGATGGGAATGCTGGCAACGGCGGCGTACATCCTGGCGATGGACACGTTCGGTCCGATTACGGATAACGCCGGCGGAATCGTGGAAATGTCGCAACAGCCGGAAGAAGTTCGCAAGAAGACCGACCGGCTGGATTCGGTCGGTAATACGACCAAGGCATTGACCAAAGGGTATGCGGTCGGTTCGGCGGCGTTGGCGGCGTTTTTGCTCTTTCAAGCCTATATGGATGAAGTGGCGCAGTATGCCGGGAAGCCGATGGAATCGGTCAACCTGGCCAACCCGGTGGTTTTTGTCGGCGGTCTTTTCGGGGCGGCACTGGTGTTTCTGTTTTCGTCGATGGCGATACGGGCGGTCGGTAAGGCGGCCCAGGCGATTATCGAGGAAGTCCGGCGCCAGTATTCCAAACTGCAGAGAATTAATGATATCATACAGTTCCCGGCCGATTTCAAACCGGATTACGGATCATGTGTCGATATCGTGACGAAATCGGCGCTGCGGAAAATGGTGGCGCCGGGTCTACTGGTGGTATTGACGCCGATCGGAGTGGGGTTGATTTTCAAGATTTTTATAACATCGACAGATAAACTGATCTCCGCCGAAGCGGTCGCGGGTCTTCTGATGGTCGGAACGATTGTCGGAATTCTGGTGGCGCTTTTCCTCAATAACGGGGGGGGAGCCTGGGACAACGCCAAGAAGTTTATCGAGACGGGAGCCCACGGCGGAAAATATATCACGATGTCGGACGGCAGTAAGGCGAAGAACCCGACGCACGGCGCGGCGGTAGTGGGAGACACGGTCGGAGATCCGTTCAAAGATACGGCGGGACCGTCATTGCACGTATTGATAAAACTGCTTTCGACTATTACACTGGTATTGGCACCGCTATTTATCTAA
- a CDS encoding exported hypothetical protein (Evidence 5 : Unknown function), protein MKRKLSLICTITFSLLVSPLFGQDNNRVACLKMVQQEIALDQAIRVTLIDRSTIQGRMLEADTIRAILKMYKLSGEYLTPIAIGADSIAVINYRKAWQFKPQYVAFGIGGAVVGAIVGQVIEGWIDPGGGGWKYREDGRWFGGLAGFAAGMILPMAIPSGVNINCK, encoded by the coding sequence ATGAAAAGAAAGCTCTCTTTGATTTGCACAATTACTTTTAGTCTTTTGGTTTCGCCACTTTTTGGTCAGGATAATAATCGGGTGGCCTGTCTCAAGATGGTGCAACAGGAAATTGCCCTTGATCAGGCGATTAGAGTGACTCTGATTGATAGAAGTACAATTCAGGGGCGGATGCTGGAAGCCGATACGATCCGCGCCATTCTGAAGATGTACAAATTATCGGGCGAGTATCTTACGCCGATTGCGATTGGAGCCGACAGTATCGCTGTAATCAACTATCGGAAGGCGTGGCAATTCAAGCCGCAATATGTGGCATTCGGCATCGGCGGGGCAGTGGTCGGGGCGATTGTAGGGCAGGTGATAGAAGGGTGGATCGATCCGGGGGGCGGAGGGTGGAAGTACCGGGAGGACGGGCGGTGGTTTGGCGGTTTGGCGGGATTTGCGGCAGGGATGATTCTGCCAATGGCGATACCATCGGGGGTAAATATAAACTGCAAATAG
- a CDS encoding exported hypothetical protein (Evidence 5 : Unknown function): MLRKIALGRPGLILIVLILLAVAVSAGVNEKVTYQGNKARIAVGTIKSKAADCDDEMAASIGEMLSTALANEEKFIVLASQEEVGELKEEIEMAESGDVEEGKGPEGGLMEGADILVTGSITGFEPEAKGSGGGLGALKKKAFGKVGMESKTAEIMMDIKLIDIRTRRVIKAMALEAKSTSWASDMEGGGVVEDVALVGGLGTYSNEPMEKAIRAVLAKAVNKISKDVPEEYYRYKGKGEYTKEYGATGKVASKGEEAGGAGGGVSAAAEGARSGGTVRAQNMALFTKYDFIPGDNVIFYDDLAKEEMGEFPSKWSLDDGVFEIAAKGDRKWIMCSDRGSIRPKMKTNLPTRYTAEMDLFSNGADQSGHYYYIYILDPNEQEIAQFSLKNGINTEVVLYDKSVASKDLPAVLGKGIHTMRIMGTATTMKCYVDNERVANIPEIEGFKPAMIKVTCDPYKEPQNPMLMGMMRVAEGGKSMRQQLDETGKIVTHGILFDSGSDVIKGESYKTLAEIGQLMTDDAALRLSIEGHTDSDGEEAYNQDLSQRRAESVRAYLVNKYQIDGSRLESKGFGEGKPIDANTTPEGKANNRRVELVKL, from the coding sequence ATGTTGAGGAAAATCGCTCTCGGCCGGCCGGGGTTGATACTGATTGTATTGATTCTACTGGCGGTGGCCGTATCGGCCGGAGTTAACGAAAAAGTTACCTATCAGGGTAACAAGGCCAGAATCGCGGTGGGGACAATCAAGAGCAAAGCGGCGGACTGCGACGACGAAATGGCGGCGTCGATAGGCGAGATGTTATCGACGGCGCTGGCCAACGAAGAGAAATTTATTGTCCTGGCGAGCCAGGAAGAAGTCGGGGAACTGAAAGAAGAAATCGAGATGGCGGAGTCTGGTGATGTGGAGGAAGGGAAGGGTCCGGAAGGGGGGCTGATGGAGGGGGCCGACATACTGGTGACCGGGTCAATCACCGGTTTTGAACCGGAAGCCAAAGGCAGCGGCGGGGGTCTGGGCGCCCTGAAGAAGAAGGCGTTCGGAAAGGTCGGGATGGAGTCGAAGACGGCGGAAATCATGATGGATATCAAGTTGATCGATATCCGGACGCGCCGCGTTATCAAGGCGATGGCTTTGGAGGCCAAATCGACATCGTGGGCGAGCGATATGGAGGGAGGCGGAGTGGTTGAGGATGTGGCGCTGGTCGGCGGTCTGGGGACATATTCCAATGAGCCGATGGAGAAAGCGATCCGGGCGGTGCTGGCCAAAGCGGTTAATAAGATCTCCAAAGATGTGCCGGAAGAATATTATCGCTATAAGGGCAAAGGGGAATACACCAAAGAATACGGGGCGACCGGGAAAGTGGCCTCGAAGGGTGAAGAAGCAGGCGGAGCAGGCGGAGGGGTGTCGGCGGCGGCTGAAGGCGCCCGGTCCGGGGGGACGGTAAGGGCGCAGAATATGGCTCTATTCACCAAGTATGACTTTATTCCGGGAGATAATGTCATATTTTATGATGACCTAGCGAAGGAAGAAATGGGAGAGTTTCCGTCGAAGTGGAGCCTTGACGACGGCGTTTTCGAAATAGCCGCCAAAGGGGATCGCAAATGGATCATGTGCAGTGACAGGGGTTCGATTCGCCCGAAAATGAAGACGAATCTGCCGACACGGTACACCGCAGAAATGGATCTCTTCAGCAACGGCGCCGATCAGTCGGGACACTATTATTATATTTATATTCTTGATCCGAATGAACAGGAAATCGCCCAATTCAGTCTTAAAAACGGTATAAATACCGAAGTTGTGCTGTATGACAAGTCGGTGGCATCGAAGGATCTTCCGGCCGTACTGGGCAAGGGGATTCATACGATGAGAATCATGGGAACCGCCACGACGATGAAGTGCTATGTCGACAATGAGCGGGTAGCCAATATACCGGAAATAGAAGGATTTAAACCGGCGATGATAAAGGTCACCTGCGATCCGTATAAGGAGCCGCAAAATCCGATGCTAATGGGGATGATGCGGGTGGCCGAGGGAGGCAAATCGATGCGCCAGCAACTGGATGAGACGGGAAAGATAGTCACGCACGGCATTCTGTTCGATTCCGGCTCCGATGTCATCAAAGGGGAATCGTACAAGACGCTGGCGGAAATCGGGCAACTTATGACCGACGACGCGGCGCTTCGCCTTTCTATCGAAGGGCACACCGACAGCGACGGCGAGGAAGCGTACAACCAGGATTTGAGCCAGAGGCGGGCCGAATCGGTCAGGGCCTATTTGGTGAACAAGTATCAGATTGACGGTTCCAGACTGGAGTCGAAGGGATTCGGGGAAGGCAAGCCGATTGACGCCAACACCACGCCGGAAGGGAAGGCGAATAATCGAAGAGTGGAATTGGTGAAATTATAA
- a CDS encoding conserved hypothetical protein (Evidence 4 : Unknown function but conserved in other organisms): MKYYLMIVSILSLSYFIGCQKREVKERVMPPEKVDNWMLAGEPEHYDGKTIFDYIDGAGEVYLAYNFRRVDVYRYTVSGGPEVAVEVYDMGSDRDAYGIFSYTRKEEQSGIGNGYDYLGSLLCFWKGRYFINITTEEETPETRAVLFDIARDLSGKIGEKGEKPSLITALPDANLDSAGILYFHAFSVLNNEYYISPENILNLDSTTEAVLGKYAPDNAVLLVVKYESNEKATVAEAKFVRNYIPNLDKDGFGTNDKGKSVGINGEGKYLVVVLEAVSRDAAEKIMTECRKLISQLELKEK, from the coding sequence TTGAAGTATTATTTGATGATTGTATCAATTTTATCTCTTTCATATTTTATTGGATGTCAAAAACGAGAGGTGAAAGAGAGGGTGATGCCGCCGGAGAAGGTAGACAATTGGATGCTGGCCGGAGAGCCGGAGCATTATGACGGCAAGACGATATTCGATTATATCGACGGGGCCGGGGAAGTATATCTGGCCTATAATTTTCGGAGGGTCGATGTCTATCGCTATACGGTGTCGGGAGGGCCGGAAGTGGCGGTGGAAGTGTATGACATGGGCTCGGACCGGGACGCCTACGGGATTTTCAGTTATACCCGCAAAGAAGAGCAGAGCGGAATCGGGAACGGGTATGATTATCTGGGGAGCCTTCTCTGTTTCTGGAAAGGGCGGTATTTCATAAATATTACGACGGAGGAGGAGACGCCGGAGACCAGGGCGGTGCTATTCGATATCGCCCGCGATTTATCAGGGAAGATAGGTGAAAAGGGGGAAAAACCATCGTTGATCACGGCACTGCCTGACGCGAACCTGGATTCGGCCGGCATTCTGTATTTTCATGCTTTTTCGGTTCTGAATAATGAATATTATATTTCGCCTGAAAATATATTGAATCTCGATTCGACAACAGAGGCCGTGCTGGGGAAATATGCGCCCGACAACGCGGTGCTTCTGGTAGTGAAGTATGAATCGAACGAAAAAGCGACAGTGGCCGAGGCGAAATTTGTCCGCAATTATATCCCAAATTTGGATAAAGACGGATTTGGGACAAACGATAAGGGAAAGAGTGTCGGAATCAACGGCGAGGGGAAATACCTGGTGGTTGTTCTGGAGGCGGTGTCCCGGGATGCGGCGGAAAAGATCATGACGGAATGCCGAAAATTAATTTCTCAATTGGAATTGAAGGAGAAGTAG
- a CDS encoding conserved hypothetical protein (Evidence 4 : Unknown function but conserved in other organisms), with protein MGEQKISRRDFIKNVGLAAGTAAAGLSLGLPAFAEMGKTDAPMSRVVLIRNEEVVLEDGGFDAGIIQSMLDEAATVLFNEKTASAAWKKVVGPEDIVGIKTNGWRYLPTPPELETAIKTRVMEAGVPAGNISMRDRGVIDDPVFQKATALINTRPMRAHAWAGVGSLIKNYIMFVPEPWAYHDNSCASLGSIWHKPEIKGKTRLNVLVMLTPQFHILGPHHFDKKFVWNYGGLLVGTDPVAVDATGLRIIQARRKDYFKEEISLKPVAHHIEFADREYNLGTSDKDKIEVIKRGWPEGILI; from the coding sequence ATGGGAGAGCAGAAAATTTCAAGAAGAGATTTTATCAAGAATGTCGGGCTGGCGGCCGGGACGGCGGCGGCGGGATTGAGTCTCGGTTTGCCGGCATTCGCGGAAATGGGAAAAACCGACGCCCCCATGAGCCGGGTGGTGCTGATACGCAACGAGGAGGTGGTGCTGGAAGACGGGGGATTTGACGCCGGCATCATACAAAGCATGCTCGATGAAGCGGCGACGGTTCTGTTCAACGAGAAGACGGCGTCGGCGGCATGGAAGAAAGTTGTCGGGCCGGAGGACATTGTCGGAATCAAGACCAACGGCTGGAGATACCTGCCGACGCCGCCGGAGCTGGAGACGGCGATAAAGACGCGGGTGATGGAGGCGGGGGTGCCGGCGGGGAATATAAGTATGCGTGATCGCGGTGTGATCGATGATCCGGTGTTTCAGAAGGCGACGGCGCTAATCAATACCCGTCCGATGCGGGCGCACGCCTGGGCGGGAGTGGGGTCGCTCATCAAGAATTATATCATGTTCGTGCCGGAACCGTGGGCCTATCACGACAACTCCTGCGCCAGTCTCGGCTCGATATGGCACAAGCCGGAGATAAAAGGAAAGACCAGACTCAATGTCCTGGTGATGCTGACGCCGCAGTTTCATATCCTGGGGCCGCATCATTTCGACAAGAAGTTCGTCTGGAATTACGGGGGGCTTCTGGTCGGGACCGATCCGGTGGCGGTCGATGCCACGGGACTCCGGATAATTCAGGCCAGGAGGAAAGATTATTTCAAGGAAGAAATCAGCCTCAAGCCGGTGGCGCATCATATAGAATTCGCGGATAGAGAGTACAACCTGGGGACGAGCGACAAAGACAAGATAGAAGTGATAAAGCGCGGCTGGCCGGAAGGGATTCTGATATAG
- a CDS encoding conserved membrane hypothetical protein (Evidence 4 : Unknown function but conserved in other organisms) has product MYNPDILNAEDEMNLVERAKNILFTPAKEWEVIKTEPLTTGQMYSQYVMILALIPAIAGFIGQSIVGMSLLGESFRVPLFRGLAHAVVYYIFTLIGVYLLAFIIDALAPSFGAKKDMNGSLKVAVFSMTAAWVASIFNIIPILSILSLLGLYSLYLLYGGMKVVKEPPPEKLAGYYVVTLIVTIIVYVIIGVFAALLTLGSYGHGMRGW; this is encoded by the coding sequence GTGTACAACCCCGATATTTTAAATGCGGAGGATGAAATGAATCTTGTGGAACGGGCAAAAAATATTTTGTTCACTCCGGCGAAGGAATGGGAGGTTATCAAGACCGAGCCCCTGACGACGGGACAGATGTACTCCCAGTATGTTATGATCCTGGCGCTGATTCCCGCTATCGCCGGTTTTATCGGGCAATCCATAGTCGGAATGTCCCTTCTCGGGGAGTCGTTCCGGGTGCCACTTTTCCGGGGCCTGGCGCACGCGGTGGTGTACTATATATTCACACTGATCGGGGTGTATCTGCTGGCTTTCATTATCGACGCTCTGGCACCGTCATTCGGAGCGAAGAAGGATATGAACGGATCGCTCAAGGTGGCGGTTTTTTCGATGACGGCGGCCTGGGTGGCGTCAATTTTCAACATTATCCCGATTTTATCCATTCTCTCGCTTTTGGGACTGTACTCACTATACCTTCTATATGGGGGAATGAAGGTGGTTAAAGAGCCGCCGCCGGAAAAACTGGCCGGTTATTATGTGGTTACGTTAATAGTCACCATTATTGTATATGTTATCATCGGCGTGTTCGCCGCCCTCTTGACTCTCGGGTCGTACGGTCACGGAATGCGGGGTTGGTAA
- a CDS encoding conserved membrane hypothetical protein (Evidence 4 : Unknown function but conserved in other organisms), which yields MLDLLAENQLILLFTVIGLGYLIGNINIYGFKLGVAAVLFVGIAFGAIDNRLSLPDYIYVIGLVLFVYSIGLQSGPGFFASFQKRGFRYSMMAVIILALGAVVTGAMAILMGISSSSAAGLFCGALTNTPALAAVVETAKSLTANLPRETSELLASSPVVTYGLAYPFGVFGVILWVFLSTKLFKVNKVQEELEEQEESKKIAIYSQTFRITNPAIVGKRVEDVLKPIKDSGFVLSRIRKGNTSNIVEAGTILDLHDLIVAVGDTEALTRAKLLFGEEVAEHLAEGPDGISYRRIFVSNKEVVGKTLRELHLNRQLHATITRLRRGDVDIVPSPDTILEMGDRIRVITHKSNMERVTHFFGDSLRSVAETDYLSLSLGIVLGVFIGMIPIPLGHGLSFKLGFAGGPLIAGLVLGRLGRTGPIIWELPFNANLVLRQVGLVFFLAAIGTKAGFGFGDTFKSGGWGLIAAGAVVTTVVTLATIIIGHKYFKLPMAATMGMMSGIQTQPAILAYANQHSESELPNIWYATVYPASMVAKIVLAQIIVSTVLTW from the coding sequence ATGTTAGATTTGCTGGCTGAAAATCAACTGATACTTCTTTTCACGGTTATCGGCCTCGGATATCTAATCGGGAATATTAATATTTATGGATTCAAACTGGGGGTGGCGGCGGTGCTGTTTGTCGGTATCGCATTCGGTGCGATCGACAACCGCTTGAGTCTTCCCGACTATATCTATGTAATCGGTCTGGTCTTATTTGTTTATTCGATCGGGCTGCAATCGGGGCCCGGCTTTTTTGCCTCGTTTCAGAAACGCGGTTTCCGTTACAGCATGATGGCGGTCATAATTCTGGCTCTGGGAGCAGTCGTGACGGGCGCGATGGCGATTCTGATGGGGATTTCATCGTCGAGTGCGGCGGGACTTTTCTGCGGAGCGCTGACCAATACGCCGGCGCTGGCGGCGGTGGTGGAAACGGCCAAGAGTCTGACGGCCAATCTGCCCCGTGAAACGAGCGAACTTCTGGCGAGCAGTCCGGTGGTGACATACGGGCTGGCGTATCCGTTCGGGGTTTTCGGGGTTATCCTCTGGGTTTTTCTAAGTACAAAATTGTTCAAGGTGAACAAGGTCCAGGAGGAACTGGAGGAGCAGGAAGAATCGAAGAAGATAGCGATCTATAGCCAGACTTTTCGGATCACCAATCCCGCTATCGTGGGGAAAAGAGTCGAAGATGTTCTAAAACCAATCAAGGATTCCGGTTTTGTTTTGAGCCGCATAAGAAAAGGGAATACAAGTAACATAGTCGAAGCAGGGACGATTCTCGATTTGCATGATCTGATTGTGGCGGTCGGCGATACCGAGGCGCTAACCCGGGCGAAACTGCTTTTCGGTGAGGAAGTGGCGGAACATCTGGCGGAAGGGCCGGACGGGATTAGTTACCGCAGGATTTTTGTCTCCAACAAGGAAGTGGTGGGAAAGACCCTGCGGGAACTGCACCTCAACCGGCAGTTGCACGCGACGATTACGAGACTTCGCCGGGGCGATGTCGATATAGTACCATCGCCGGATACGATTCTGGAAATGGGGGACCGGATCAGGGTAATCACGCACAAGAGCAATATGGAAAGGGTGACGCACTTTTTCGGGGATTCGCTCCGTTCGGTGGCGGAGACCGATTATCTTTCCTTGTCGCTGGGGATAGTGCTGGGGGTTTTTATCGGGATGATACCGATTCCACTGGGGCACGGTCTTTCTTTCAAATTAGGTTTTGCGGGCGGGCCGTTGATTGCGGGTTTGGTCCTGGGGCGGCTGGGGCGAACCGGGCCGATTATTTGGGAACTGCCGTTCAACGCCAACCTGGTGCTCAGGCAGGTGGGCCTGGTATTTTTCCTGGCGGCGATCGGGACAAAGGCCGGTTTCGGTTTCGGGGATACGTTCAAGTCGGGGGGGTGGGGATTGATCGCGGCCGGGGCGGTGGTTACGACGGTGGTGACACTGGCGACGATTATTATCGGGCACAAATATTTCAAACTGCCGATGGCGGCGACGATGGGAATGATGTCGGGAATACAAACGCAGCCGGCGATCCTGGCGTACGCCAATCAGCACAGTGAGAGCGAACTTCCCAATATCTGGTATGCCACGGTCTATCCGGCGTCGATGGTGGCTAAAATCGTCCTGGCCCAGATAATTGTTTCGACGGTCCTGACCTGGTGA
- a CDS encoding Arabinose efflux permease family protein gives MARAVRSLGQGALVVDLTLYLHSLNWSGVKIGLALSGAGLFGALLSLVVGVASDRLRRRPFLLVYEIIILICSIIALLTAQPLILMAVIIVSGFGRGANGAAGPFSPAEQAWLAEEVAPEKRGRIYSLNSALGFFGMGIGALIAILPSLLPAATGTTQHFANIPPSSYRPIFAVVGFATLINLYLLFMADEKYRGNHRRTNSHPDETESRIRRDENKMLFKLLFLNSFNGVAVGLTGPLISYWFALRYHVGPSEIAPVMAVTFIITGISALMTGTLTERIGIVQSVVRARLLGLVLLIILPLMPLYWLASAVYLLRSAVNRGTIGARQALTIGLVRDERRGLATSTNAVSMQLPQSVGPTVAGYLLSVNQFTLPFYIAAFFQGIYVLAYAKVFKDYNLPRSEMNNSQV, from the coding sequence ATGGCCCGCGCCGTCCGAAGTCTGGGGCAGGGGGCTTTGGTGGTCGACCTGACTCTCTATCTCCATTCCCTCAACTGGAGCGGCGTCAAAATCGGTCTCGCTTTGAGCGGGGCCGGCCTGTTCGGCGCCTTACTCAGTCTGGTGGTCGGGGTCGCCAGCGACCGTCTCCGGCGTCGCCCCTTTCTTCTCGTCTATGAAATTATTATCCTCATTTGCAGTATCATCGCCCTTTTGACCGCTCAGCCCTTGATACTTATGGCCGTTATTATCGTTTCCGGTTTCGGCCGGGGAGCCAATGGCGCCGCCGGTCCCTTTTCGCCCGCCGAACAGGCCTGGCTGGCCGAAGAAGTCGCGCCCGAAAAGCGGGGCCGTATCTACAGTCTCAACAGCGCCCTCGGTTTCTTTGGCATGGGTATCGGCGCCTTGATCGCGATTTTGCCGTCCCTTCTGCCCGCCGCGACTGGGACCACTCAGCATTTTGCCAATATCCCTCCTTCATCATACCGCCCCATATTTGCCGTCGTCGGCTTCGCCACCCTGATAAACCTTTATCTCTTGTTCATGGCCGATGAGAAATACCGCGGCAATCACCGAAGGACAAATTCGCACCCCGATGAAACCGAATCGAGAATCCGCCGCGACGAAAACAAGATGCTTTTCAAACTGCTCTTCCTTAATTCCTTCAACGGCGTCGCCGTCGGGTTGACCGGACCCTTGATCTCCTACTGGTTCGCCCTGCGCTATCATGTCGGCCCTTCTGAAATCGCTCCCGTTATGGCCGTCACCTTCATTATCACCGGGATCTCGGCCCTTATGACCGGCACGCTCACCGAACGGATCGGTATCGTGCAATCGGTCGTCCGCGCCCGCTTGCTCGGATTGGTGCTTCTCATCATTTTGCCCCTGATGCCACTCTACTGGCTCGCATCCGCCGTTTATCTTCTCCGTTCCGCCGTCAACCGCGGGACCATCGGGGCACGGCAGGCCCTCACCATCGGTCTCGTTCGCGATGAAAGGCGCGGCCTGGCGACCAGTACCAACGCCGTTTCCATGCAACTCCCCCAGTCGGTCGGACCGACTGTCGCCGGATATCTCCTCTCCGTGAATCAATTCACCCTCCCTTTTTATATCGCGGCCTTCTTTCAGGGAATTTATGTCCTGGCGTACGCAAAAGTGTTCAAAGATTATAATCTGCCCCGTAGTGAAATGAATAATTCTCAGGTGTGA
- a CDS encoding Cytochrome c, whose protein sequence is MKSKLMSLAVVAVFVALAIFFAVSVVVSKEGMTNAAGDRVKRGEKLVMMGGCNDCHSPKKYNAQGPYPDATRLLSGHPHTVQVPDIPAGVITPNGWAAITNADFTAWAGPWGISYAANLTPDNVTGIGAWNEQVFINAMRTGKHMGAGRPILPPMPRQALGQLSDEDLKDIFAYLKSLPPVSNQVPPPVPPAAH, encoded by the coding sequence ATGAAATCAAAATTAATGTCGCTCGCAGTCGTCGCCGTCTTTGTCGCCCTCGCCATATTTTTCGCAGTCTCGGTCGTCGTCTCTAAAGAGGGAATGACCAATGCCGCCGGCGATCGTGTCAAACGAGGCGAAAAATTAGTCATGATGGGCGGTTGTAACGACTGCCATTCCCCCAAAAAATATAACGCGCAGGGTCCTTATCCCGATGCGACTCGCCTTCTTTCGGGACATCCGCATACCGTTCAGGTCCCCGATATCCCGGCCGGCGTCATTACCCCCAATGGATGGGCGGCCATTACCAACGCCGATTTCACCGCTTGGGCCGGTCCCTGGGGCATTTCCTATGCCGCCAACCTTACCCCCGATAACGTAACCGGCATCGGAGCCTGGAACGAACAGGTCTTTATCAACGCCATGCGCACCGGAAAACATATGGGCGCCGGACGGCCCATTCTTCCCCCTATGCCGAGGCAGGCGCTTGGCCAGTTGAGCGATGAGGACCTGAAAGATATTTTCGCCTATCTGAAATCCCTCCCTCCCGTCTCCAATCAGGTTCCTCCTCCGGTTCCTCCCGCCGCGCATTAA